Genomic window (Streptomyces liliiviolaceus):
GCTCCGCACCACACCGTCCGGAACTCGCCGCTGTCGGTCAGCGGCTCAACCCCGAGCAACTGCGCACGATGGCACTCAACGCCACCGCACTCATCACGGCGGCCGCGTCGAGCGAGTACCAGCACTATGTGAAGGTCCGCGAGGAACTGCGCCAGCCGGCGCCGTCCACCCCTCACGTCCGCGAAGGATCCGGCAGTTCCTCGGATCCGGGCACCAGCGCGGTGGGGCTCGCCACGGCCATGGGGGAAGTCGCCGAGACCGCGGGGGCCGGCGCCGCCGCCGTCGTCGCCGTGCTCGCCCCGGTCCTCGCCGGCACCGCCGCGGCGATCTTCCTGCTCGTCGGCTACATCCTGAAGATGCTCGACCCCCAGCCGGGCATCGCACGGACCCTGCTCACCACCGGCTGGGTCTTCGGTGCCATCACGGCGGTCTCGATCCTGGTCGCCGCGGTCGGCCTGCTGCTCGCCGCCCTGCGCAACGGCGCCAGCTCACTGCAGGCCGGAGTCCACGGCGAACGGAGCGAGGAGGTCGCTCTGGCCAGGGAGGCCTGGCACGAAGCACTCCTGGAGCGCGGCCTCATGCCGTTCCTCAGGGAGGCTCTCGCCGACCCGGGCACCGCGGCCCTCGGCCGTATGAAGCCGACCGAACCGGTCAGCCGGATGCCGCAGCTCGGCTACAACCGCCCGGGCTTCAGCAGCCCCGACGGGGGTGCGTCAGCGGGCCCCCGTCCCAGCTACTCAAGCCCGGACTTCAGCAGCCCGGACTTCGGCGGACCTGAGCACGCTCCGGAGTAGGGCGGGCCCGCCGACACCGCCCGCCCCGGCAAGAATGATCGACGACGGAAATCCGTCGTCGATCTTTTTTGTGCGTTCGCCTCGCGTTCGGCGCGCATTCGGCATTCGCCCCCGTATACGGAGGTCCACGCCTCACAGCAATTCATTCGCACCGCTGGACAAGGAATCTCCCTCGCGCGACGGGAACAACATGACAGCACTCCTGAAGCTCTTCCGCACACATTCGCAGGTGGGCTTGTCATATGCGGTGGCTCGGAAGATGCTGTATGCCATGTGGCGATCCATCAGCAGGCAAGAAGCGGACACGCACTCCGCTGTACGGCGCTGAGCATGGTGGCGGACGGCGGACAGGCCGTTAGCCTGCTGACCGACAACGCCGGCTGTGTGGGGACGGAGTGCCAAGTGGCCCAGGAAGAGCCCGGATTCCAGCGTGCACGACTGCGGGACCGCCTGAGGAAGGCACGGGAGGGCGCGGGGCTGAAGCAGCGCGAGGTGGCCGAACAGCTCGACTGGTCACCGTCCAAGGTGATCCGCATCGAGGCGGGCACCGTCGGAGTGTCCGTGACCGATGTACGCGTTCTGCTGGGGCATTACGGAATCACCGACCAGGCTCAGGTAAAGGCCCTGACCGACATGGCCCGGGCGGCGCGTCAACCGCCGTGGTGGGCGCCGTACCGCTCCTGGGTGAGCCAGGATTTCGAGACCTACCTCGGTTACGAGAGTTCGGCGTCGGTCATTCGGAACTTCGAACCCCATGTGGTGCCCGGTCTGTTGCAGACCGAGGAATATGCCCGAGAACTCATGACGCGGACCAATGCCGGCACCGAGGCGACGGAACAGCTCGTGCAGCTCAGGATCGAGCGGCAGGACCGCCTTGTGCGGGCCGACGGGCCCGATATCTTCTGCGTCCTCGACGAAGCCGTGCTCCGCAGAGCAGTGGGCTCGCGGGAGACCATGAAAAGGCAGTACGAGAAGCTGCTGACCGTCAGTGAACTGCCGAACGTGACCGTACGCGTCGTCCCATTCGACGCCGGCGTCTACCGGCAGTTCCGCTCGCCCTATGTCCTCTTCGAATTTCCCGGCGACGAGGACGAGATGGTCGCCTACCTGGAGAGCGCGGACGGCGAAGTCATCATCAGCGAGAAGGCGTTGGGGCGCACCTCCCAACGTCGCCCCACCGACTACCTGGACGACTTCTGGGACGTGGAGAGGGGGGTGGCCACAGAGGTGACGAGGGAGTTTCTGTTCGGCCAGAGCTAAAGGCGCCAAGGGGAGCGTGCCACGGAGAAACATTCTGACCGCACGAACAGATTCCCGTCACCGTTCAGACAGGCAGGTCCCCTACGAGGATGCTCGTGGGGATGTGTCGCAGTCCTTCAGACCGGAGAGGAATGAGCGCCAAGCATATGCACTGAACCCCACCGATGCCCCGTCAGGGTCATTCGAATCGCGTACCGCTATCCCACCGGTGGCGGCCACCTCCACGCAGTTCCCCTCCACACTGGCCGAACTCCTCAGCCAGCGCACTTCAGCATCATCGAGCCCCATGCATCCCCCACACCTTCACCTACAAAAAGTGGCGATGCCCTGTATTTCGGCATCCAAATCAGTATGGGCGTCGCTCTCGGCACTGCCAAGACGCGCGTGAACGCCCGACGGAGGCCATTAAATGGAGGTATATGCATAATAAACGCAACAAAGGGCCGACCGCGCCGCGCAAATCGCTGGCCGAAAAGAAACCGGGATTGTTCATACGGGCCGGATCACCGAGGTCCTGGAAATGATCGTCCAAGACCTCGGCGTCGCGGCATCACAGCCTATCGGTCGGCCGAAAAGCGTACCGGAACGACGGGCAGCGCGGTTCAGTCCGCCAAGGGCAGATAGACCCGGTTGCCCGCGGCGGCGAACTCTTTCGACTTCTGGAGCATCCCGTCGGCGACCTCTTCGGGCGAGGCTCCCGCGGCCGCCGTACCGCCGAACTGCTCGTTGATGCTGTGGCTGATCTTCATCGAGCAGAACTTCGGCCCGCACATGGAGCAGAAGTGCGCTGTCTTGGCCGGTTCGGCCGGCAGTGTCTCGTCGTGGAACTCCCGGGCGGTGTCCGGGTCCAGTGCCAGGTTGAACTGGTCCTCCCAGCGGAACTCGAAGCGGGCGTCCGACAGCGCGTCGTCCCACTCCTGTGCGCCCGGATGCCCCTTGGCGAGATCCGCGGCATGGGCCGCGATCTTGTAGGTGATGACGCCCGTCTTGACGTCGTCCCGGTTGGGCAGGCCCAGGTGCTCCTTGGGCGTGACGTAGCAGAGCATCGCCGTGCCCCACCAGGCGATCATCGCGGCACCGATGCCGGAGGTGATGTGGTCGTACGCAGGCGCGATGTCGGTCGTCAGCGGGCCGAGCGTATAGAACGGCGCCTCCTCGCAGATCTCCTGCTGAAGGTCGATGTTCTCCTTGATCTTGTGCATCGGGACGTGCCCCGGGCCCTCGATCATGGTCTGTACGTTGAGACGCTTCGCGACCTTGTTGAGCTCCCCCAGCGTCCGCAGCTCCGCGAACTGCGCGGCGTCGTTGGCGTCCGCGATCGACCCGGGCCGCAGCCCGTCGCCGAGCGAGTACGTGACGTCGTACGCGGCGAGAATCTCGCAGAGCTCCTCGAAGTGCTCGTACAGGAACGACTCCTTGTGGTGCGCCAGGCACCACGCGGCCATGATCGAGCCGCCGCGCGAGACGATGCCGGTCTTGCGGTTCGCGGTCAGCGGGACGTACGGCAGGCGCACGCCCGCGTGGACGGTCATGTAGTCCACGCCCTGCTCGGCCTGCTCGATGACCGTGTCCTTGTAGATCTCCCAGGTGAGTTCCTCGGCGCGTCCGTCGACCTTCTCCAGCGCCTGGTAGAGCGGGACCGTGCCGATGGGGACGGGGGAGTTGCGCAGCACCCACTCGCGGGTGGTGTGGATGTTGCGGCCGGTCGACAGGTCCATCACCGTGTCGGCGCCCCAACGCGTCGCCCAGGTCATCTTGTCGACCTCCTCCTCGATGGAGGAGGTGACCGCGGAGTTGCCGATGTTGGCGTTGACCTTCACCAGGAACCGCTTGCCGATGATCATCGGCTCGATCTCGGGATGGTTGACGTTGGCCGGCAGTACGGCCCGGCCCGCCGCGATCTCCTCACGGACGATCTCGGGGTCGACGTTCTCGCGGATGGCCACGTACTCCATCTCCGGTGTGACCTCGCCCCGCCGCGCGTAGGCGAGTTGGGTCACCGCCTGCCCGCCACGGCTCCGGCGGGGCAGTCGTGGACGCCCCGGGAAGACCGCGTCGAGGTTGCGCAGTCCGCCGCGCGGCGAGGTGTGCTTGATCCCGTCGTCCTCGGGGCTCACCGGACGGCCCGCGTACTCCTCGGTGTCGCCGCGGGCGATGATCCAGTTGTCGCGCAGGGGCGTCAGCCCCCTGCGTACATCGGTGTCGACGGCCGGATCGGTGTACGGGCCGGAGGTGTCGTACAGGGTGACCGACTCACCGTTGGTGAGATGCACCTGACGGACCGGCACCCGTAGATCGGGGCGCGAGCCCGCGACATACGCCTTGTGCCAGCCGATCGACTTCGCGGTTTCGGACTTCGCGGTTTCGCCGTTCCCGGCCTCGCCGTTCGCGACCTCGCCGTTCGCGACCTCGCCGTTCCCGGGCGAAGCAGCTGCGCCGCCGCCCTCGGTCGCCGTGGACGCCTCGGTGCCGTCGACCGGGGCGGGCGCCCCACTCGTCTGGCTGGAGGCAGGCGTGCGTACGTCCTTGATGGTCATGAGACCTACTCCCTACGCCGGCATTACCCGGTAACAGGTTCGGCGGTCGACGCAGCGTTTCCCGTCCGGCGATGTTCCACGTGAAACATCGCGGATACGGAGGTCAGCGCCCTCTCAGCCCGGTGCTCCGAGCTCCCGCGTGTGCAAAGGTGCTTCCACGCTAGCGTCACAATGGGCGCGGTGAACAGTGGGCCCCTCTCGTTCTTGCGATGATCGGTCGGTGACCACGACGCAGCAGCCCCCACTTCCGCCGTCCGAACCGCCCCACGGACACGGCCACGACGGCCACGGTCACGGCGGCGGACCTGGACAGGGATCCCATGGCCCCGGAGGCGGCGGCGACCGGCCCGGCGGTGGCGGCGACGGACCTGTCGGCGGTGGGCACGGCCACTCGCACAGTCATGGCCCCGCGGCTCCTGTCTCCATGCACCTGCGCAAGATCATCGCGGCGGTGCTGATTCCTTTCGCCGCGGCGGTCGTGGTCGGTCTCGCGGTGCTCTGGCCGGGCGGCGCACCCGGACACGAGCGCACGGGCGTCGGCTTCGACCGGCAGACCCAGCAGGCCACCGTGACCAAGGTCGACAAGGTCGACTGCAAGTCCGTGAACGCCTCGGGCGAGACCCCGACAGGCGACACCTCGACGGCCGAGGGCTCATCGGCTCAGCAGCAGGAATCGGGCACCTGCAAGAAGGCGACGGTCCGGGTCGACTCCGGCAAGGACAAGGGCCGTACGTTCACGGAGATCGTCCAGCCGGACTCCTCACGCCAGTTGGAGCAGGGCCAGGAGGTGATCGTGGCGTACGCGCCCGACGCCCCCAAGGAGCTCCAGTACTCGGTCACCGATGTGAACCGCAAGTTCCCCATGGCGCTGCTCGCCGGCATCTTCGCCCTCGCCGTGGTCGTGGTGGGCCGGATGCGCGGTGTCATGGCGCTGATCGCGCTCGCCGTCAGCTTTCTGATCCTGACCTTCTTCATCCTGCCCGCGATCCTTCAGGGGTCGAATCCGCTGGTCGTGGCGGTGGTCGGGGCCAGCGCCATCATGCTGATCGCGCTCTACATGTGCCACGGCCTCTCGGCCCGGACATCGGTCGCCGTCATCGGCACGCTGCTGTCCCTGGTGCTGATCGGGCTTCTCGGCTCGCTGTTCATCGACTGGGCCGCGCTGACCGGCAACACCGACGACAACACCGGCCTGATCCACGGTCTCTATCCGTCGATCGACATGAGCGGCCTGCTGCTCGCGGGTGTCATCATCGGTTCGCTCGGAGTGCTCGACGACGTCACGGTGACGCAGACCTCGGCGGTCTGGGAGCTGCACGAGGCCAACCCGACGATGGGCTGGCGAGGGCTGTACCGCGCGGGCATCCGCATCGGCCGCGACCACATCGCGTCCGTCGTCAATACGCTCGTCCTCGCCTACGCGGGCGCGGCGCTGCCTCTGCTGCTGCTCTTCTCCATCGCGCAGAGCAGTGTGGGGACGGTGGCCAACAGCGAACTGGTGGCCGAGGAGATCGTCCGTACCCTCGTCGGCTCGATCGGGCTGGTCGCCTCGGTTCCGGTCACCACGGCTCTCGCGGCCCTGGTGGTCTCGGCCGACCGCCCGGGTGACACCGCCCCGGCCCAGCAGCCGCAGCCACAACACCCGCAGCCTCAGGCCCAGTCCGGCTCGAAGGCACCGCTGCGCGGGGGGAGCGGCCGCCGCCGCAAGCACTGAGACCGGTGCGTCACCGGGACGGACCGGTTCTCCTGGGGCCTTCTCGGACGGGGAAGCCTCACCTCACGACTGTCGCCGCCGCGTCACCCCGCGCTCTGTTCCTCCGCCAGGATGCGGTCCAGGGCCTCGTCCAGATGCGTGTCGAAGTCGGCGAGGGAACGCTCCTGGCCCAGCGGCACCAGCCGGTCCGTGCGGTCGAGGAACGCCAGCAGCGGCGCCGTACCGCAGCGGAACAGGGCCTGGTCGACGCCCACCTGGAGCCGGATCAGCACATCGCCGAAACCCTCGGAGTCCGAGGGAGCGATGTGCACGTCCCCGTCCCCGCACGGCCGGCCCACACCGTCGATCAGCAGCTCCCGGCCGAAGGCCCAGGTCACCGGAGCGTCGCCGGGCAGGTGGAAGGTCAGACGCACGGCATAGGGATCACAGGTCTCGTAACGCAGCTCCACCGGAATGCGGAAGGAGAGCTCCTCCGAGACGACGAAGCTCATCATGACCTCTGCCTGTACTACCGACTCGCGCATCGCCTACCCCGTCGTCTGCCGTCCATGGCCGGGAATCGTCCACCTAAACACTTCTGGCATCTTGCTGAACGTGTACACCAGATCACAAGGAGTGAGTTTTCAGATGCTGATAGAGACCGCAAGTGTCCCCAGCAGCGTGTCGATCTCGCTCTGCAGTCGCCGTGCCGCGAGCAGCAGCCGTTCGGCCTGGTGGGACGGCATGGAGATGGCCACCGTGGCCGCCGTGCTGCCCAGGGTGAGCGGGATCGCGGCGCAGACCGTGCCCAGCGCGTACTCCTGACGTTCGACCACCGGCTGCATGCGCCCGGTCGATTCGAGACGGCGAATCAAGGTCTGATCGTCACGCACCGTGTACGGCGTGACGGATCGCACGGGGTAGCGGTCGAGGTGGTCCCTGCGCCCCTGCGTGTCGAGCTGGGACAGCAGACACTGGCCGATCGCGTGCGCGTGCCCCGTCTCCCGGAAGTCCGCCCACTCCTGGACCGCGGGATTGCCCGGGGTGTCGGCGACGCACTCCACCTCGATCTCCCCGCCGCGGTAGACCGCGTAGTAGACGGGAGCACCGATCGAATCGCGCCAGCTTCCCAGAGCATCGGCGATCGTGCTGCGACGTTTCTGCTGGGCTCCGCTGCGGCTCAGCCGCTCGGCCGCCTCTCCGAGGAAGAACAGCCCCTTCTCGCGGCGCAGATATCCCTCGTGCACCAGGGTGCGCAGCAGGTGGTACGCCGTGGGGAGCGCGAGTCCGGCCTCGCGGGCCAACTGCTTCGCGGGCGCTCCGTGCTCGTGACGCGCGACGGACTCCAGAAGACGCATCGCACGCTGCACCGAACCGATGAGGGTCGTGGGATGCGGCTCGGAGGCCGAAACCTTCGGTCCTGCGGGTGCGGTGTCAACCGTGGCCAAAGGTCACTCCCGAAGCGCGAGGGGGCCGCCCGTGCGAGGGTGACACGGGAGGGTCAGGAACGCCGCTCCCGAGGATCAACCCCGCGGCGAGTTCCGGACTTTAACCGTCTGCCACCGATCGCCGACGACATGCCTCGAAAACTTCCCCCACCCGAGGGAACCGATGGTTCCCGCATGCAGTGGGGCCTGCCGGACAGTGGCGTCCGGCGGATCATGCGTCCCCCGCGCCGGCCGTCTACCAGTCGCTCCTCGACGTAGAGCCCGACATGAACTTCCGTACGACGTAGATCAGTCCGCCGACCAGTGCCACGAAGAGCAGCAGCTTGAAGAGCAGGCCGATCACGAATCCGACGACACTCGCTATCAGGCCGCCGAACACGACCAGGGCGATGACCGGCACCGCGACCCACTTAACCCACCACGGCATACCCGCGAAGATCTCTCGCATCGCCCTTGTTCCTTGTCTCTCTGCCCGTTTCCGAGTGCTGTCCCTGATCGTCCCCGCCGAGCCGGCGGGCCACGAATGTCCTGCCTCGATGCTAGGCGCGGCAGGGGTCCCTGCGGGGGCCTCGCACCCCTTGTCTGCCCCTGACCGTTCCCCTAGGGAACCCTGAGGCGGACGTCAGCTCTCCGGCGGAGAGAAGACCACCACGACCCGCAGATCCTCGCTGATGTGGTGGAACTTGTGAGCCACCCCCGCGGGTACGTACACGACGCTGCCACGCGCCACCTGGGTCGTCTCCATGCCGACCGTGATCGCGGCACGGCCGCTGACGACGAGGTAGACCTCGTCCTGGCGGTGGGGCTGCTGCGGGTCCTGTGTGCCCGCGTCCAGCGCGTACAGGCCGACCGACATGTTCTTCTCGCGCAGGAACTGGAGGTACGCGCCGTCGTTGGCGGCGCGCTCCGCCTCCAGTTCGTCCAGCCGGAATGCCTTCATCGCCCTGCTCCGCCCTCGCCCCGCTGCTCGTTTTCGATCTCTTCTGTCACGATCAGACACATGAAGAATTTCGTAGTCAAGACGATCGCCAACGCGGGCGCCCTGGCGGTGGCGGTGTGGCTGCTCGACAAGATCACCCTGAGCGGTGACAGCACGGGCAAGGAGATCGGCACGCTGCTGCTCGTCGCGCTGCTGTTCGGACTGGTGAACTTCCTGGTCAAGCCGGTCGTGAAGGTCCTCACCTTCCCGCTGTTCATCCTCACGCTCGGACTGATCACGCTGGTGGTCAACGCCCTGATGCTGCTGCTCACCTCGTGGCTGGCGGACAAGCTCGACCTAAGCTTCCACGTCGAGGGTTTCTGGACCGCCGTCCTGGGCGGCCTGATCATCTCGATCGTCTCCTGGGCCCTGAACGTCGTCCTTCCCGACGAGGACTGAGCGGCCCCCGATGCCCTATCGCGTGTGCTTCGTATGCACCGGCAACATATGCCGCTCCCCGATGGCCGAGTCCGTCTTCCGCGCGCGGGTGGCCGAAGCGGGCCTCGACGGTCTGGTCGAGGTGGACAGCGCGGGTACCGACGGCTGGCACGAGGGTGACGGAGCCGATCCGCGCACCGTCTCCGTGCTGGAGACGAACGGCTACGGCAGCGACCATGCGGCCCGCCGGTTCCGGCCCGAGTGGTTCTCCCGGCTCGACCTGGTGATAGCTCTCGACTCCGGCCACCTCACAGCCCTGCGCCGCCTCGCACCGACCCCGGCCGACGCCGAGAAGGTCCGGCTGCTGCGCTCGTACGACATCGCCGCCGGCGCCGATCTCGACGTACCTGATCCCTATTACGGGGGGATGGACGGTTTCGAGGAGTGTCTTGAGATGGTGGAGGCGGCGAGCACCGGACTGCTCGCCGCTGTACGCGAGCAAGTGGAGGAACAGGCGGCATGACGAATTCTTTCGAGGGAGCGGGTTCCGAGGGAGTGGGTGACGGCACGCGTGCCGTGCGGGCCGGGCTGCCCGAGCCGGTCAAGCACGAGCCGACCCTCCCCGGCCCGGTCTTCGCCGCCCACTTCCATCTGGCGGGCGAGCCCACCGGCTCCTACACCTACGGACGCGACGAGAACCCGACCTGGACCCATCTGGAGCGCGCCATCGGCGAGCTGGAGGCTCCGGGGCGGGACGGCGTCGAGACGCTCGTCTTCGCCTCCGGCATGGCCGCCATCTCGGCCGTCCTCTTCTCCCAGCTGAGCGCCGGCGACACGGTCGTGCTGCCCGACGACGGCTACCAGGTCCTGCCGCTCGTACGCGGGCAGTTGGAGGCGTACGGCATCGAGGTGCGCACGGCGCCGACCGGCGGCGACGCCCAGCTCGACGTCCTCGACGGAGCGAAGCTGCTGTGGATCGAGACCCCGTCGAACCCGGGGCTCGACGTGTGCGACGTGCGTCGGCTCGTCGAGGCCGCCCATGCGCGCGGCGCTCTCGTCGCGGTCGACAACACCCTGGCGACGCCGCTCGGACAGCGGCCGCTGGAGCTGGGCGCGGACTTCTCCGTGGCCAGCGGCACCAAGCAGCTCACAGGGCACGGAGACGTCCTCCTGGGGTACGTCACGGGCGTCGACGCCTCGGCGATGGCCTCCGTACGGCGCTGGCGCAAGATCGTCGGGGCAATCCCGGGGCCCATGGAGGCCTGGCTCGCGCACCGCTCGCTCGCCACGCTGCAGCTGCGCGTGGACCGGCAGAACGCGACTGCCCAGGTGATCGCCGAGACGCTGCGGGACTGGCCCGAGGAGCTCGGAGTCCGCTATCCCGGGCTGCCCGGCGACCCTTCGCACAAGATCGCCTCGCAGCAGATGCGGCGCTTCGGGTGTGTGGTGTCGTTCACGTTGCCCACGCGCGCGCGTGCCGACCGTTTTCTCGACGCGCTGCGGCTCGTGGACGACGCGACGAGCTTCGGCGGGGTGCGGTCGACCGCCGAGCGGCGCGGGCGCTGGGGCGGCGACGCGGTCCCGGAGGGCTTCATCCGTTTCTCGGTCGGCGCCGAGGATCCGGAGGATCTGGTGGCCGACGTCCGGCGGGCGCTCGACGAGTCCGCGAAGTGAGCGCCTGCTGAGTGACCGGCCAGTAGCCGCGCTACGCACAACGGACGGTCCGAGCCTCCCCCCTCGTGGCTCGGACCGCCCCGGTTCTCTGCGCTAAGAACCGCGCGAACAAGGCTAGTTGACTCTGTGTCAGTGTCCAATCACGGTAGCGACAGGGGGCTATCGACTTATTTATAGTTGGGGGCTTCCGGCAAGCTGAAGATCGAAGGGAAGCCATGGATCTGGCTCTGCTGCGGACCTTCGTGACCGTGCACCGGGCCGGCTCCTTCACCCGGGCCGCCGCTTTGCTCGGCCTCTCCCAGCCGGCCGTCACCTCACAGATCCGCACGCTCGAACGGCAGCTGGGACGCCCCCTGTTCCTGCGCCAGGCCCGTGGGGTGACCCCCACCACCATCGGGGACGAACTCGCCCACAAGGCCGCCCCGCATCTCGACGCCCTCGTGGAGATCACCGAGACCGGCCTCGACGCGGACTCCTCCCTGCGCACCCTCCACCTCGCCGGGCCACCGGAGTTCACCGCCGAGCGCGCGCTGCCCGCGCTCACCGAGCTGATCGGCGACGACGGCCACGGTTTCGCACTGCGGGCCTCCTTCGGCAATGCGGAGGAGACGCTGGAAGGACTCTCTGCCGGGCATCACGATCTGGCCATCAGCACGGCACGCCCCCGGGGCGCTCTGCTCACCGCGACTCCGCTCTGCGACGAGGAACACGTGCTGGTCGCCGCCCCGCGCTGGGTCGCCCGTATCGACTCCGACAAGTTACGGCTCCAGGGCGCGCCGGCCCTGGAGAACCTGCCCGTGGTCGAGGTGCACGAGTCGCTGCCGTTCATCGCCCGCTACTGGGCTTCCGTCTTCGACTCCCTGCCCGCCGCGTCGGGCACCGTCATCGTTCCCGACCTGCGGGCCGTGCTCGCCTGCGCCACCACCGGCGCGGGACTCGCGGTCCTGCCGCGCTATCTGTGCGGACCGGCCCTGGAGCGGGGCGACGTGGTGGCGCTGAGCGAGCCGACGGTCCCACCCCTTCGTACATACTTCCTGGTGGTACGGACCGGCACCCTGGCCATGCCGCATATCGCGCGGGCCCACGAATGGCTGATGCGCGCCGCTACCGGCTGGTCGTGACGCAGAAGCTTCGCCTGGTCCGGGCGGCGATGTTTCACGTGGAACCAACCGGGCCACATTCCTCCCATGACCGACCGACCCGTGGTCAAGCGCACCGCCCGGGCCGTCCTGCTGGACGGCAACGACTTGATCTTGATCAAGCGGACCAAACCCGGCGTCGATCCCTACTGGCTGACACCCGGCGGCGGGGTCGAGCCCGAGGACACGACCGTCGTCGACGCGCTCCACCGTGAAGTGCACGAGGAACTCGGCGCCAAGATCACCGATGTCGTGCCGTGCTTCGTCGACACCGTCGAGCACATCGGCGAGGACAGCAGCTCGACCGGGGTGAAGGTGCAGCACTTCTTCGTCTGCAACCTGGAATCCATGGATCCCTCGCTGCGCCACGGCCCCGAGATCGAAGAGCCCAGCGGCGAATACGAGATCGTGCGAATCCCCTTCACCCGCGTCGGCATCGCCTCCGTCCACCTCGTACCGCTGTCGCTGCGGCACTATCTCGACGGGAACATCGAGGGCGTACGGGCGATGCAGGCGCCCGATCTGGGCTGACCCCCCGCCCGTTGCCCCGCTGACGCGAGCCGGGGCCGGAGTCGGCCCGGTGTCAGTCGCGTGCCGCGACCAGGTCCTCCACCGCGTCGTGACGGATCCGGGCCGATGGGATACCGATGTCCCGGAGTGCGTCCACGCCGTTGCGGATCATGCCGGGCGGGCCGGAGAGATAGGCGTCGTACTCGTCCCACGGACCGTATTCGCGGACCGCGTCGGGCAGTTGGAGATGTGCCAGCTGGTCGACTATGGGACGCACCGAGAGCCATGAGTGGCTCTGCTGGAGCCGGAGCATGGTGTCGATGTCGTACAGGTCGTGATCGGTGCGGGCCCCGTAGAAGACCTCGACCGGGCGCCTCTGCCCATGCTCGGCGACGTCCTCGACCAGTGCCTTGATCGGCGCGATGCCGGTGCCGCCGCCCAGACAGAGCAGTCCGCTGTCGGTGGTGTGGTCTACGGTCATCGAGCCCGCGGGCGGTCCGAGCCTGACGATGTCGCCGGGGCGGGCCCGGTGCACCAGCGCGCTGGAGACCCAGCCCGCCGGAATCGCCTTCACGTGGAACGACAGCAGTCCGTCCGATCGGGGCGCGGAGGCGAACGAGTAGTGCCGCCAGACGCGGGGCCACCACGGGGTCTCCAGGCTCGCGTACTGGCCGGCGAGGAAGGGGTACGGCTGATCGGGGC
Coding sequences:
- a CDS encoding cystathionine gamma-lyase, whose protein sequence is MTNSFEGAGSEGVGDGTRAVRAGLPEPVKHEPTLPGPVFAAHFHLAGEPTGSYTYGRDENPTWTHLERAIGELEAPGRDGVETLVFASGMAAISAVLFSQLSAGDTVVLPDDGYQVLPLVRGQLEAYGIEVRTAPTGGDAQLDVLDGAKLLWIETPSNPGLDVCDVRRLVEAAHARGALVAVDNTLATPLGQRPLELGADFSVASGTKQLTGHGDVLLGYVTGVDASAMASVRRWRKIVGAIPGPMEAWLAHRSLATLQLRVDRQNATAQVIAETLRDWPEELGVRYPGLPGDPSHKIASQQMRRFGCVVSFTLPTRARADRFLDALRLVDDATSFGGVRSTAERRGRWGGDAVPEGFIRFSVGAEDPEDLVADVRRALDESAK
- a CDS encoding LysR family transcriptional regulator, producing MDLALLRTFVTVHRAGSFTRAAALLGLSQPAVTSQIRTLERQLGRPLFLRQARGVTPTTIGDELAHKAAPHLDALVEITETGLDADSSLRTLHLAGPPEFTAERALPALTELIGDDGHGFALRASFGNAEETLEGLSAGHHDLAISTARPRGALLTATPLCDEEHVLVAAPRWVARIDSDKLRLQGAPALENLPVVEVHESLPFIARYWASVFDSLPAASGTVIVPDLRAVLACATTGAGLAVLPRYLCGPALERGDVVALSEPTVPPLRTYFLVVRTGTLAMPHIARAHEWLMRAATGWS
- a CDS encoding NUDIX domain-containing protein, whose translation is MTDRPVVKRTARAVLLDGNDLILIKRTKPGVDPYWLTPGGGVEPEDTTVVDALHREVHEELGAKITDVVPCFVDTVEHIGEDSSSTGVKVQHFFVCNLESMDPSLRHGPEIEEPSGEYEIVRIPFTRVGIASVHLVPLSLRHYLDGNIEGVRAMQAPDLG